A region of Sugiyamaella lignohabitans strain CBS 10342 chromosome A, complete sequence DNA encodes the following proteins:
- the POT1 gene encoding acetyl-CoA C-acyltransferase (3-ketoacyl-CoA thiolase with broad chain length specificity; cleaves 3-ketoacyl-CoA into acyl-CoA and acetyl-CoA during beta-oxidation of fatty acids; GO_component: GO:0005758 - mitochondrial intermembrane space [Evidence IDA] [PMID 22984289]; GO_component: GO:0005782 - peroxisomal matrix [Evidence IDA] [PMID 7754706]; GO_component: GO:0005782 - peroxisomal matrix [Evidence IDA,IMP,ISM] [PMID 8125978]; GO_component: GO:0005777 - peroxisome [Evidence IEA,IEA]; GO_component: GO:0005777 - peroxisome [Evidence IDA] [PMID 19470242]; GO_function: GO:0003988 - acetyl-CoA C-acyltransferase activity [Evidence IEA]; GO_function: GO:0003988 - acetyl-CoA C-acyltransferase activity [Evidence IDA] [PMID 7754706]; GO_function: GO:0003824 - catalytic activity [Evidence IEA]; GO_function: GO:0003729 - mRNA binding [Evidence IDA] [PMID 21124907]; GO_function: GO:0016740 - transferase activity [Evidence IEA]; GO_function: GO:0016746 - transferase activity, transferring acyl groups [Evidence IEA]; GO_function: GO:0016747 - transferase activity, transferring acyl groups other than amino-acyl groups [Evidence IEA]; GO_process: GO:0006635 - fatty acid beta-oxidation [Evidence IMP] [PMID 12819196]; GO_process: GO:0006631 - fatty acid metabolic process [Evidence IEA,IEA]; GO_process: GO:0006629 - lipid metabolic process [Evidence IEA]; GO_process: GO:0008152 - metabolic process [Evidence IEA]), protein MAAKSAVRSILEKSPSDIVIVSALRTPITRAKKGGLKDVYPEELLSKVLSATVKKSGIDKNLVDDVLVGAVLQTLGGHKASALAVKSVGFPISTTTNTINRQCGSSAQAMSYIASSIRSGDIDIGIAAGVESMTFDYFPHRGIPTRISESLKASASDEAKNVLMPMGITSENVAEKYGITREEQDHFAYLSHTRAARATESGHFAKEIVPVEARFVDENGVESPNTVTVSKDDGIRATISLDKLATLKPVFSETGTTTAGNSSQISDGASAVLLMTRAKAHELGLRPVARFIASKAAGVPSALMGIGPAAAIPKLLERVGLVSSDIDVWEINEAFASQSVYCVKELGLDSDKVNPNGGAIALGHPLGATGGRLVATLNNDLHSLDGELGVLSMCMSTGQGYAALLSRE, encoded by the coding sequence ATGGCCGCCAAATCAGCAGTTCGCTCCATCTTGGAGAAAAGTCCCAGTGATATTGTTATAGTATCTGCATTAAGAACTCCTATTACTAGGGCTAAAAAGGGTGGACTCAAGGATGTTTACCCAGAAGAATTGCTAAGTAAAGTACTGTCTGCTACAGTGAAAAAATCTGGCATAGATAAGAACCTGGTAGATGACGTACTGGTTGGTGCAGTATTACAGACTCTAGGAGGCCACAAGGCCAGTGCCCTCGCTGTAAAAAGTGTTGGTTTTCCTATTTCTACTACCACAAATACCATTAATAGACAATGTGGTTCATCTGCTCAAGCAATGTCATATATTGCTTCGTCAATTCGTTCAGGAGATATTGACATTGgtattgctgctggcgtAGAGTCTATGACTTTTGATTATTTCCCTCATAGAGGAATTCCCACCAGAATATCCGAGTCTCTTAAAgcatctgcttctgatgAAGCTAAGAATGTTCTCATGCCTATGGGAATTACCTCTGAGAACGTGGCAGAAAAGTATGGCATTACACGTGAAGAGCAGGACCATTTCGCATATCTCAGTCATACTCGAGCTGCCAGGGCCACTGAAAGCGGTCATTTTGCAAAGGAGATTGTTCCTGTGGAAGCTAGATTTGTAGATGAAAACGGCGTTGAGTCGCCCAATACAGTCACTGTTTCTAAAGATGACGGTATTCGAGCCACTATTTCGCTCGATAAATTGGCTACTTTAAAGCCTGTTTTCTCAGAGACTGGTACCACCACAGCAGGCAATTCATCGCAAATATCCGACGGTGCTTCCGCAGTTCTTCTTATGACGCGAGCTAAAGCACACGAACTTGGTCTCAGACCGGTAGCAAGATTTATTGCATCCAAGGCAGCTGGTGTTCCCTCTGCTTTAATGGGAATtggaccagcagctgctatcCCCAAGCTTCTGGAACGTGTTGGTCTTGTATCGTCTGATATCGATGTGTGGGAGATCAACGAAGCATTCGCCAGTCAGTCGGTTTACTGTGTAAAGGAGCTTGGCCTTGATTCTGATAAGGTGAATCCAAATGGTGGTGCCATCGCTCTGGGTCATCCTCTTGGAGCTACTGGTGGACGTTTGGTCGCAACTCTTAATAATGACCTTCACAGCCTTGATGGAGAGCTTGGTGTCCTCTCAATGTGCATGTCGACTGGTCAGGGCTATGCTGCTCTCCTGTCCCGTGAATAA
- the FRQ1 gene encoding Frq1p (N-myristoylated calcium-binding protein; may have a role in intracellular signaling through its regulation of the phosphatidylinositol 4-kinase Pik1p; member of the recoverin/frequenin branch of the EF-hand superfamily; GO_component: GO:0000139 - Golgi membrane [Evidence IDA] [PMID 17908202]; GO_component: GO:0033101 - cellular bud membrane [Evidence IEA]; GO_component: GO:0016020 - membrane [Evidence IEA]; GO_component: GO:0005886 - plasma membrane [Evidence IEA]; GO_function: GO:0005509 - calcium ion binding [Evidence IEA]; GO_function: GO:0005509 - calcium ion binding [Evidence ISS] [PMID 10559922]; GO_function: GO:0008047 - enzyme activator activity [Evidence IDA] [PMID 10559922]; GO_function: GO:0046872 - metal ion binding [Evidence IEA]; GO_process: GO:0009966 - regulation of signal transduction [Evidence IMP,IPI] [PMID 12477731]) — MGKSASKLSSEDLRTLKDATHFDRKELQQWYKGFHRDCPSGLLDKAEFEKIYKQFFPFGDPSSFSEYVFNVFDTDNSGNVDFKEFITALSVTSRGDTEDKLKWAFKLYDIDNDGEISYDEMHSIVSAIYKMVGSMVKLPEDESTPEKRVDKIFQLMDKDKNGKISFDEFCEGSKLDPTITSALKLYDGLV; from the coding sequence ATGGGTAAATCAGCCAGTAAATTATCGTCGGAAGACCTTCGCACCCTGAAAGACGCTACTCACTTTGACCGTAAGGAACTCCAGCAATGGTACAAAGGATTTCACAGAGACTGCCCCTCGGGACTTCTGGATAAAGCCGAGTTTGAGAAGATATACAAGCAATTCTTCCCATTTGGCGACCCCTCGTCGTTTTCCGAGTACGTTTTCAATGTATTTGACACAGACAACTCGGGAAACGTTGATTTCAAGGAGTTCATCACAGCACTGAGTGTGACGTCAAGAGGCGACACCGAGGACAAACTGAAATGGGCGTTCAAACTGTACGATATCGACAACGACGGCGAGATCAGCTACGATGAAATGCATTCCATAGTTAGCGCCATCTACAAAATGGTCGGGTCCATGGTCAAACTACCGGAAGACGAAAGCACGCCTGAAAAGCGGGTCGATAAAATCTTCCAGCTCATGGACAAAGACAAGAACGGCAAAATCTCGTTCGACGAGTTCTGTGAGGGCTCGAAACTCGACCCCACCATCACCTCGGCCCTCAAGCTTTACGACGGTTTAGTTTAG
- the GAP1 gene encoding amino acid permease GAP1 (General amino acid permease; Gap1p senses the presence of amino acid substrates to regulate localization to the plasma membrane when needed; essential for invasive growth; GO_component: GO:0030134 - ER to Golgi transport vesicle [Evidence IDA] [PMID 12499351]; GO_component: GO:0005768 - endosome [Evidence IDA] [PMID 15039776]; GO_component: GO:0000328 - fungal-type vacuole lumen [Evidence IDA] [PMID 15039776]; GO_component: GO:0016021 - integral component of membrane [Evidence IEA,IEA]; GO_component: GO:0016021 - integral component of membrane [Evidence ISM] [PMID 12192589]; GO_component: GO:0005887 - integral component of plasma membrane [Evidence IDA] [PMID 9199164]; GO_component: GO:0016020 - membrane [Evidence IEA,IEA,IEA]; GO_component: GO:0005771 - multivesicular body [Evidence IMP] [PMID 14523026]; GO_component: GO:0005886 - plasma membrane [Evidence IDA] [PMID 15623581]; GO_component: GO:0005886 - plasma membrane [Evidence IDA] [PMID 15707981]; GO_function: GO:0015193 - L-proline transmembrane transporter activity [Evidence IGI] [PMID 14968425]; GO_function: GO:0015171 - amino acid transmembrane transporter activity [Evidence IEA]; GO_function: GO:0015171 - amino acid transmembrane transporter activity [Evidence IMP] [PMID 6759873]; GO_function: GO:0015203 - polyamine transmembrane transporter activity [Evidence IMP] [PMID 15707981]; GO_process: GO:0003333 - amino acid transmembrane transport [Evidence IEA]; GO_process: GO:0006865 - amino acid transport [Evidence IEA,IEA]; GO_process: GO:0006865 - amino acid transport [Evidence IMP] [PMID 6759873]; GO_process: GO:0015846 - polyamine transport [Evidence IMP] [PMID 15707981]; GO_process: GO:0055085 - transmembrane transport [Evidence IEA]; GO_process: GO:0006810 - transport [Evidence IEA,IEA]) produces the protein MGVADPELEVKNSSVSPERDVETGDVIMVEGPLTHGLDRRLTSRHIWMISIGSAIGEGLWLGSGGSLHSGGPASLWIGFWIAASIGWALNQSIGELAVLYPVPSAFPQWTRGLVDPAAAFMMGWTYWFSYMITIPNELAGLVTVLAYWDDSISPAVWISVFLVVLILINVFAVNVFAEAETVMSFLKFSWIIIVVVCSIVISAGGGPTHKSTGFHYWREKPFINGFKGFLSVMPNCIFALTGIELSGVVAAEARNPKASIPKSVQSIWLRLGFFYILGSFMVTITTNPNDPNLFGSGSSASPFVIAFKSAGLPGLAQMQNVIILISVLSSGNAAMYCSGRLLLGLAELDMAPKLFKKCDSQGRPWPGFILTTIIGGGLAYLNVDNKGSTVFGWFSNLTSLCALVVWGLIFLSSLRMRIAWKYNGRSLSELPWKSSSMPYAAYWGLFWCLILIVVEFYLAVWPLGAKSTARTFFANYVSVVLMIVVYIGAKIYYRGPLWIHRQNIDLDKKRFIYTEEHDLPEPDAYQEIWTMIKGKIKKDQ, from the coding sequence ATGGGTGTTGCTGACCCCGAACTCGAAGTAAAGAACTCGTCTGTGTCCCCTGAGAGGGACGTCGAAACCGGCGATGTCATTATGGTGGAAGGACCATTGACACATGGTCTTGATCGTCGATTAACCTCGAGACATATCTGGATGATTTCCATTGGTTCTGCCATTGGTGAGGGTCTTTGGCttggttctggtggttCTCTTCATTCTGGTGGTCCCGCGTCTCTTTGGATCGGTTTCTGGATTGCCGCTTCTATTGGATGGGCTTTAAATCAGTCCATTGGTGAGTTGGCTGTTCTGTATCCTGTTCCTTCTGCATTCCCACAATGGACCAGAGGTCTCGTTGAtcccgctgctgcttttaTGATGGGTTGGACTTATTGGTTTTCTTATATGATCACCATTCCTAATGAACTTGCCGGTCTGGTCACTGTCCTAGCATACTGGGATGATAGTATCAGTCCAGCTGTGTGGATTTCTGTCTTTTTGGTTGTTTTGATCCTTATCAACGTTTTCGCAGTTAACGTTTTTGCTGAAGCTGAGACTGTTATGTCTTTTCTTAAATTCAGTTGGATTATTATCGTTGTTGTTTGCTCCATTGTTATTTCCGCTGGCGGAGGTCCAACTCATAAAAGCACTGGTTTTCATTATTGGAGGGAAAAGCCCTTCATCAATGGTTTCAAGGGTTTCTTGAGTGTCATGCCCAACTGTATTTTCGCTTTGACAGGAATTGAACTTTCTGGTGTCGTTGCTGCCGAGGCTAGAAATCCCAAAGCTTCTATTCCAAAGAGTGTTCAATCCATCTGGCTTCGTCTTGGTTTCTTTTATATTTTGGGTTCGTTCATGGTTACTATTACCACAAACCCCAACGATCCAAACTTGTTTGGCTCTGGTTCTTCTGCCTCTCCATTCGTTATTGCCTTCAAAAGTGCTGGTCTTCCTGGCTTGGCTCAAATGCAAAATGTTATCATTCTCATCTCTGTTTTGAGTTCCGGTAATGCTGCCATGTACTGTTCTGGTCGTCTACTTCTTGGTTTGGCTGAACTCGATATGGCCCCTAagcttttcaagaaatgTGATAGTCAGGGTAGACCCTGGCCTGGTTTTATTCTTACCACTATCATAGGTGGTGGTCTTGCTTACTTGAATGTTGATAATAAGGGCTCCACTGTTTTCGGTTGGTTTTCTAATCTGACCTCTCTCTGTGCTTTGGTTGTCTGGGGTTTGATCTTTTTGTCTTCTCTTAGAATGCGTATTGCCTGGAAATACAACGGTAGAAGCCTTTCGGAACTGCCCTGGAAATCTAGCAGTATGCCTTACGCTGCCTACTGGGGTCTATTCTGGTGTCTTATCCTAATCGTCGTTGAATTTTACCTTGCTGTCTGGCCACTTGGAGCTAAGTCTACTGCCAGAACCTTTTTTGCCAATTATGTTTCTGTTGTTCTTATGATCGTTGTATACATTGGGGCCAAGATCTACTACAGAGGTCCATTGTGGATTCACAGACAAAATATTGACCTTGATAAGAAAAGATTTATCTATACTGAAGAACACGATCTCCCTGAGCCTGATGCATACCAAGAGATTTGGACCATGATCAAAGgaaaaatcaagaaagatCAGTAA
- the ARO1 gene encoding pentafunctional protein ARO1p (Pentafunctional arom protein; catalyzes steps 2 through 6 in the biosynthesis of chorismate, which is a precursor to aromatic amino acids; GO_component: GO:0005737 - cytoplasm [Evidence IEA,IEA,IEA]; GO_component: GO:0005737 - cytoplasm [Evidence IDA] [PMID 14562095]; GO_function: GO:0003855 - 3-dehydroquinate dehydratase activity [Evidence IEA,IEA]; GO_function: GO:0003855 - 3-dehydroquinate dehydratase activity [Evidence IDA] [PMID 6355828]; GO_function: GO:0003856 - 3-dehydroquinate synthase activity [Evidence IEA,IEA]; GO_function: GO:0003856 - 3-dehydroquinate synthase activity [Evidence IDA] [PMID 6355828]; GO_function: GO:0003866 - 3-phosphoshikimate 1-carboxyvinyltransferase activity [Evidence IEA,IEA]; GO_function: GO:0003866 - 3-phosphoshikimate 1-carboxyvinyltransferase activity [Evidence IDA] [PMID 6355828]; GO_function: GO:0005524 - ATP binding [Evidence IEA,IEA]; GO_function: GO:0003824 - catalytic activity [Evidence IEA,IEA]; GO_function: GO:0016301 - kinase activity [Evidence IEA]; GO_function: GO:0016829 - lyase activity [Evidence IEA]; GO_function: GO:0046872 - metal ion binding [Evidence IEA]; GO_function: GO:0000166 - nucleotide binding [Evidence IEA]; GO_function: GO:0016491 - oxidoreductase activity [Evidence IEA]; GO_function: GO:0004764 - shikimate 3-dehydrogenase (NADP+) activity [Evidence IEA,IEA]; GO_function: GO:0004764 - shikimate 3-dehydrogenase (NADP+) activity [Evidence IDA] [PMID 6355828]; GO_function: GO:0004765 - shikimate kinase activity [Evidence IEA,IEA]; GO_function: GO:0004765 - shikimate kinase activity [Evidence IDA] [PMID 6355828]; GO_function: GO:0016740 - transferase activity [Evidence IEA]; GO_function: GO:0016765 - transferase activity, transferring alkyl or aryl (other than methyl) groups [Evidence IEA]; GO_process: GO:0009073 - aromatic amino acid family biosynthetic process [Evidence IEA,IEA]; GO_process: GO:0008652 - cellular amino acid biosynthetic process [Evidence IEA]; GO_process: GO:0009423 - chorismate biosynthetic process [Evidence IEA]; GO_process: GO:0009423 - chorismate biosynthetic process [Evidence TAS] [PMID 1943992]; GO_process: GO:0008152 - metabolic process [Evidence IEA]; GO_process: GO:0055114 - oxidation-reduction process [Evidence IEA,IEA]; GO_process: GO:0016310 - phosphorylation [Evidence IEA]) — MAQNDSNDNLWWLKSMGFTLNYSKDATILLVGSRGAGKSTLAVIAAMALKRRFVDLITTFETLAGISVEAFRAKYGAQELFNKEAELLESILARNPTNCVIATSSASVVEPTRTVLMRHITRMPIIYITRSLDEVSEYLKPHEDHDRLLRMATDNAPLYRLCSTFEFVNLGLRYLTIDDIDGVNNSRVATPISVTASPKDEHATLSSGSTMTSAPHALVRGSPLIPLGLKKLERDFLAFLDHIYTSASLDLHSSEKASASRPPSPTSTSPSLPHLTTASTWNPLVSKRNNLQVYSRSLLLPFFDIPFARIDLEEISIGVDALEIRVDLMALSALTKKNSQGVLTYIAEQVAYIRRLSELPIVYNFSKSIFTSKPESLDINTNGNPDFWIELYIELLFFGLRLNIDYLTVWLELLPERVIQALVSKKKVTKLIGCATTSVWESNKLSKQLSLGFNLGCDIMRITSYALTIKDNFTLLSALQEVSSNYNKPIIAYNNGPLGKMSRCLNAILAPVEHPALYSHPDSFYGLSDKNPWLGEFANKQGDILTLQEANRSLYSLFVLPKQNFYRLGQELLSAKVDYTYRKAAELIGLPHEYHTRKINSLEEVPEIFSDPEFGGAVIGWPFKVSIINKLTTVSTHARLIGACNIVVSIRDPNSFHPIALHGENTEWKGMLKCIFKNLSTRSAITPATTAVVIGGGGSARSAVFALTCLGVRNILVCNRTRANAERLVAHFEGQYAKLSADGALGSSKIDLASTTVWSMRYITRRDSLLKPDTTRPKNFGSLTFENESDGPNPTTSMGIIDALTDEWPNDITPPTIIINCTPAHNYELPESWLSNPNGGLGLEVSILDDTKLLSRAGFYTFVP; from the coding sequence ATGGCCCAAAATGATTCCAATGACAATCTCTGGTGGTTAAAATCGATGGGATTCACCCTCAATTATTCCAAGGATGCAACGATACTCCTCGTAGGGAGCCGTGGCGCTGGCAAGTCGACCTTGGCTGTTATAGCTGCTATGGCATTGAAACGGCGATTTGTTGATCTGATAACCACCTTTGAAACTCTGGCAGGTATTTCTGTGGAAGCGTTTCGTGCTAAATATGGGGCTCAAGAGCTATTCAACAAAGAAGCTGAACTACTCGAGTCTATCTTAGCTCGCAATCCTACCAATTGTGTCATCGCTACATCCAGTGCTTCGGTGGTGGAGCCTACCCGTACTGTTCTTATGAGACATATCACGCGAATGCCCATTATTTACATCACCAGGAGTTTGGATGAGGTGAGCGAGTATCTTAAACCTCATGAAGATCATGATCGTTTACTACGGATGGCTACTGATAATGCTCCTCTATATCGATTGTGTTCTacttttgaatttgttaaTCTAGGATTAAGGTACCTCACtattgatgatatcgatGGAGTCAACAATAGTCGAGTGGCCACTCCGATCTCTGTTACCGCAAGTCCCAAAGATGAGCATGCTACTTTATCCAGTGGGTCTACCATGACATCAGCACCCCATGCTCTTGTTCGAGGTTCTCCGTTGATACCTTTGGGCTTGAAAAAGCTTGAACGTGACTTCTTGGCCTTTCTTGATCATATATACACCAGTGCCAGTTTGGATTTACATTCTTCAGAGAAGGCATCTGCATCTAGACCGCCCAGTCCAACTTCTACCTCGCCCTCACTTCCCCATCTTACAACAGCATCCACTTGGAACCCCTTGGTTTCTAAGCGAAATAACTTGCAGGTGTACTCCCGCTCGTTATTATTACCTTTTTTCGATATTCCATTTGCACGCATCGATCTAGAAGAAATTTCGATTGGCGTCGATGCTTTGGAAATACGGGTTGATCTAATGGCACTTTCAGCATTAACTAAGAAAAACAGCCAAGGTGTTTTGACCTATATAGCAGAACAAGTGGCTTATATCCGGCGACTATCAGAGTTACCAATCGTCTACAACTTCTCCAAGTCGATATTCACCAGCAAACCGGAATCGCTCGATATCAATACGAACGGCAATCCAGATTTCTGGATTGAGCTATATATCGAGCTGTTGTTTTTTGGACTGCGACTAAATATCGACTATCTAACAGTATGGCTtgagctgctgccagagCGGGTTATTCAAGCTCTTGtgtcaaagaaaaaagtaACAAAACTAATTGGCTGCGCCACCACCAGTGTATGGGAATCTAATAAGCTCTCCAAACAGCTTTCTCTAGGTTTTAATCTTGGTTGTGATATTATGCGAATTACAAGCTACGCGTTAACTATAAAGGACAACTTTACCTTACTATCTGCTCTTCAAGAGGTGAGTAGCAACTACAACAAACCTATCATAGCATACAACAATGGGCCACTTGGTAAGATGTCAAGATGTCTCAATGCCATATTAGCCCCTGTGGAACATCCAGCTCTTTACTCACATCCGGACAGCTTTTACGGCTTGTCCGACAAAAATCCATGGCTCGGTGAATTTGCCAACAAACAAGGTGATATACTTACATTGCAAGAGGCAAATCGAAGCTTATACAGTTTATTTGTTCTTCCCAAACAAAATTTTTACCGTCTGGGTCAAGAATTGTTGTCAGCGAAGGTAGACTACACTTATCGAAAAGCAGCGGAACTTATAGGACTACCCCATGAGTATCATACTAGGAAGATTAATAGTCTAGAGGAAGTTCCAGAGATATTTTCAGACCCAGAATTTGGTGGAGCCGTTATTGGATGGCCATTCAAGGTGTCCATTATAAACAAGTTGACCACAGTCTCGACCCATGCCAGGCTTATCGGTGCTTGTAATATTGTGGTTTCCATTCGAGATCCAAATTCGTTCCACCCTATTGCTCTGCACGGTGAAAATACAGAATGGAAAGGAATGCTTAAATGCATTTTCAAGAATTTGAGTACTAGAAGTGCTATTACTCCTGCGACAACGGCTGTTGTTATTGGGGGAGGAGGAAGTGCACGGTCGGCAGTATTTGCACTCACTTGTCTTGGTGTGCGTAATATACTGGTATGCAATCGTACCAGAGCCAATGCTGAGAGATTAGTGGCGCATTTCGAGGGTCAATACGCCAAATTATCTGCTGATGGGGCTTTGGGAAGCTCTAAAATAGACCTGGCTAGTACAACGGTATGGTCAATGAGATACATAACTCGCAGAGACAGTCTTCTGAAACCGGATACAACGCGGCCAAAGAATTTTGGTTCTTTaacttttgaaaatgagTCTGATGGCCCGAATCCTACAACTTCGATGGGAATTATTGATGCTTTAACAGATGAGTGGCCTAATGATATAACACCACCTACAATAATCATCAACTGTACTCCTGCTCACAATTATGAACTCCCTGAAAGTTGGCTTTCAAATCCTAATGGTGGTTTGGGTCTAGAGGTAAGTATTCTTGATGATACGAAACTACTTAGTCGGGCGGGGTTTTATACCTTTGTCCCCTGA